Sequence from the Nitrospirota bacterium genome:
GTAGTCGTCGTCAATCGACCATCCCAACGATCGTCAATGATTCAAATGTGGTACATCAGGGTCCGTTCACGGTCAAGTTGCTGATGGCGTTCTGCCAGCTCGCGAAGCGTCACGGCACTCAACACGCCCAGTTCCGCCTGGCGGACCCGTTCCCAAACATCGGCCAAAAGCAAGTCCGGCCTCGATGGCCCCTTGATGTGACGCCCCGTCCCTCGATGGCCGCTCGGCGCCGAAAGGGTACCGTCCAACGCTTCCACGATGTCCGCCAGTGAAATTTCCTCCGGTAGTTTGCCCAAAAGATAGCCTCCCTGGGCACCGCGGAGGCTGTCCACCAGCCCTG
This genomic interval carries:
- a CDS encoding Rrf2 family transcriptional regulator is translated as MKISLKATYGVLAALDLALNDGTSPIQAKTIAKRQAIPLRFLEQVLNAMKNAGLVDSLRGAQGGYLLGKLPEEISLADIVEALDGTLSAPSGHRGTGRHIKGPSRPDLLLADVWERVRQAELGVLSAVTLRELAERHQQLDRERTLMYHI